TAAAGCCATGAGTACAATTATGATTAAATTCACTTTTCCCATCACAACCTCCTTATTTTATTTTTCTTTCTGCCGGGTATTGCTATATCTTCCAGTCAACTAATTTTGGCATTTTCACTCCATCATAGGTCATCAATTGCTGTAATTGATCTATTGTCATCACATCTGCTATTGAGCGCATGGAATCAATGTCACCTGTCACTCCTGATTTTCTACCATTACCATTCGGTGCACCCACTATATGACCAATGGTAAGCACACTATCTTCACTTTTTACCGGCATACCGGTGGCACTAATATTATCTATCGCCCAAAGGTCAACATCAACTACGCCTACCATTATCTGCTGCGCTTCCATATTCAATATTCCTACTACATAGTGCCAGCCAACAAGATCCATCTGATCTTCATCTACTACTAGGAGGACATTTTCTTTACCATTTAATGTAGTTACGATGAACTCATATTCCACATAAGGATGTCCCACAAATTTTGCCTTAGTACGTAAAGTATATCCCGTAATCTGATTACCCAGATTATCTGAATTTTCCGTGATGATATTACCAAAGTCCACTGGTCCATCTTGTTCAAGCTTCACCCAGGCTGACACTGTTAACATTCCTTCATAATCCTGGGTAACATCTGTACCCAGATCCACGTAGTCCTCTTCTCCATCAAATGTCAGCGCTGTTCCATCATTAACCCCATCTACCCAGTTGCTGTCATCCATATTGATCAGGCTTCCATCATTCCCCAGTTCTGATAGATCCGTCAATGTGGTTCCGCTACCTTCGTCCATGGTATAATAGGCAATTTGATCTTCTGGCTGAGTAATGAAAAAATCTATTAATGCCCTGGATGAGGAAGCCACCGAATGACCGGTTTGCCAGTTCTTGATATAGGGTATCACTTCTATGGTATCACCTGCCATTGGAGTATAACATATACTGTCAATCTCACCCATACATACGGCAAATTGAGGTGTGTGCCAGGTTTGTCCTTCTTCACCAAGAATTACATCACCTTCCTGCAATTTCAGCATGCCATAACTGAGAGCATAAGCTCCCAGCATTTCCGTTTGCATATTCTCAAGGCTGTGATCTAAAGAATCAGTGATCTTTGATAAACTATTATGCAAGCTGCTTAAATTGCCACCGACTATTAAAGCCATGAGTACAACTATGATTAAATTCATTTTTCCCATCACAACCTCCTTTTAATTTTTTTTCTGTCGGGTATTGCTATATCTTCCAGTCAACTAATTTTGGTCTCTTCACTCCGTGGTATAACATTAATTGTCGTAATTCAGCTTTAGTCATGGCATCAGCTATCAATCTTGAAGCATCCATTATACCATACATCCCGGATTTCTTTCCCTGTCCATTCCCGCCACCTTCAATGCTGCCTATTGTTATATTGCTGGTCTCTGCCCTTTCCGGAAGAGTTCCGGAAGACAGATAAATTTCTGCCCAGATATCTTCATCCACTATACCAATTGTCATTTTCTGAGCTACAGGATCAAAAACACCCGCTATATAATGCCAGGCTAAAAGGTCCATTGTTCCATTATAGATAGTTAAGCTCACATTCTCTTTTCCTGATGTGGTAGTCATTTCAAATTCATATTCTATCCTGTGAGTATTACTATTACCAGTAAATTTCACTTTATTCCGCAATGTAAAGCCTGTTATCTGATTTCCATTTCCATCAGAATTCTCCGTCATGATATTGCCCCAGTTCTGGTGCGATCTACTGTCTGCTCTGATCCAGGTGGCAACTGTCAATTGATCTTCATATTCCTGGGCGATATCTGATCCCAGGGCTATATAGTCATCCTCTCCGTCAAATTCCAGTCCGTAGCTATCTACTCCGGTTACCCAGTCACTGTTATCCATATTCGTCAATGCTCCGTTATATGCCATTCCCGAACTGTCACTTACAGTCATCCCTGTACCTTCATCCATCATGAAATAGGCAAATTGCTCCTCGGGCTGTGTAATACGAAAACCTAATGTTGCCTTGGATTCACGAACTATCTCCTGACCCTGACTGTTACCCCTTACATAAGGGATCACCTGCACAGTATCACCTACTCCTGGTACAAATCGAATACTGTCAATCGTATTTGTCCCCACGGTAAAATTCGGAGTTTGTAATACTACTTCCTCCTCACCTACTAATACTTCTCCTGATTCCAGCTTACTGATCCCGTAATTCATGGCAAAACTGCCTATCGATTTCATCTTGAATTCATCATGATAATCATTCACCTGATCTGATATAATATCTGCACTCTTACTCAAACTGGTAAAGCTTGTACCAACAACAATTACTACTATAAATACTATAAATAGATTGATCCTTCCCATCTTAACCTCCTATATTGCCAAGTTTGGAAAATACTTTGTGAACACTAATGTTCTTGCTCTCATTGTATCAGTGTTATATTCTCCCTGATACACTACCATTTCGATTTGAATTGATCTTATCGTTGCTCTCCCTGGTTCAGATGCCAGGGTTGCACTGTCTATTTCATTGCCACTCACATCGAAATAGGCAAAAACTAAATTATCTGCTAAATATATCGGACCAACATCAGGTAGACCTGTTACAACTATATTCATGGGGTATCCATAAGGTAATACTTCACCGCTGGTACTTATCTTTACCAAATAAATATTGTTATCTCCATCATCAAGTTTGGCATTGAACCAAACCTCATTCTGATCTGCCACGGGAAAAGCCTCGGTTGTAGATGGAAGTTCATAACCGATTTTATCCATATAATAATCATCTATCATATTACTGATATATTCCAGCTCTGTGATGATCTGCATCTCACCCTTCAGTATCATATTGTTTTCCTGAATTGTGATCATAGAAGTGAACATAGTCACCATCAGTAAGCCACCGATTATTGTTGCACCAATAATATCTAATAAACTTTGCATATTATATACCCATATCCGCAATAAGCTTCTGTAGTGGATCAGTAGCTGTTCCCACCCAGATAGTATCTCCGAAGCCGGGATAACAGCTTATTCGTAGATCAAATCTTAAAAAATTACTCGCTGATCCTGTATCCGTGCCTAATGAATCACACCAGCTGGATTCTACATTAAGAGTATAATTTACATCCGTAAGTGGCACTGCACGTGTCGAATCCGACCAGGCAGATTCCAGTTCAGAAAAACTTACAAGATCAGCAATATATGTAAATTCTATCTCCTGAAAAACACTCTCAGCCAGCTTTAATGCCTGCAACCGTGAAAATTCCCGGTTATGCATATCATACCACCGAAATAAATTATTATAATAGCCCAGCATCATTGTCGAAAATAATAATATTGCCAGAAGCACTAACATCGTCTGTCCATATGCCATAGTTTATTCCTCCGAAGTTGCATAAGCAACTTCCGTAAGTGTTGTGATCCCTTCACGAATTCTCTCTAATCCTGATTGACGCATCGTCAGCATACCCTTTGCCTGAGCTATCCGTTTCACTTTCTCTTCATCAATTTCATCCCCTGAGGTAATGATCGATTCTCTTATCTCAGGATAGAAATATAGCGCCTCAGCAATATTGGTTCTACCCTTATATCCACTGTGGCATTTGGGACAACCCTTGGGGTTTGCCTCATAGATGATCCCTGCATCCAGATCTTCCTGTTTAATTCCAAATTCCAGTGCTGCTGGCCATTTACTCTCTTCCAGCAGTGTACGGCAATGCTGACACAATCTTCGAACCAGTCGCTGGGCAATTATTATATTAATTGAATATGCTAATAAAAAAGGTTCAATTCCCATCTTAAAAAGTCGGGAAATAGCACTTGGCGCATCATTTGTATGTAAGGTTGATAATGTTAGATGACCAGTATTTGCCAGTTTAACTGCTAACTCAGCAGTCTTCCTATCTCTGATCTCACCCACCATTACTACATCAGGATCATGACGTAATATCGACCGGATTGCCTGATCAAAGGTCATCTTATAGCCGATCTTTAACTGACGTGCTCCCCTGATCACATATTCAACCGGATCTTCACAGGTTAAGATATTCTTCGTGGGGTCTATTATATGATGCAATGCTGCCATCAAAGTAGTGCTCTTTCCGCTTCCGGTCGGCCCTGTTACTATAATTATCCCTCGGGAAGTATTGATAGATTTAAAGAATTCCTCTTCTGCCTGTCTCTGGAATCCCAGCTTCTTAAAATCTGTGATCACCTTACGATCATCAATAACCCGGATAACTATACTTTCAAACCTTCGCTCATATTCGCTGCTCACTATAGGGATCACGCTTACCCTAAAACGGATAATGGTCTGGTCAACTGTTCTTTGAGCAAATCCATCCTGTGGTGCATCACGCTCAAATCTATCTATTCCAACTGATCGGTCTTTCACAACAGCTGCCAGCGCCTCTGGAGGAGTGGATTCCTGTCTATGCCATAATTGCAGTTTACCATCTATTCTGAAAAAAAGATCAACTGATGACTTACCACTCGGAATAATATGAACATCGCTGACATTAGTTCTTACAGCCTCGATCAGACAACCCTCAAACAAATTTACCAGACGGCTTTTATTGATTGTTGCATCAAGTTCTTCTTCATTCACCTCGATCTGATTGCTGCTATCCTCATCCATCAGCATTTCACCGGTTTCTTCCAGCAGATCAAGAAATTCATTCTTGCGAGGCGATATCAGATTAATAATATCATTCAATATCGCAAGTGGACAATATATTACTTCATAACGCTTGAACCTGGTCTGTCCGGGTATTTCCAGCACCTGCTTCGTTGTCGGATCCGCTGCCAGTATCTGAAGTATCTCTCTATTCCTCGTTATCACTTTAAATGGTAATATCTTATTATATAATAATTTATTTCTTAATTCCTCAGGTATCTCCTGCAGGATTTCCTTTGTATGCTGTTGTGTCTTCTCATCAACCTGTTCCACCGTTATAGATATTCGCTGAAAAGCATATAATTCTGCTAAGGTTCCATAGATATGGTCATGAGGGATATTAAATTCTGAAAATAATATCCGTGCCAGTTGCTGGGGAGTTCTCTCACCACTTTCTTGTAATCTCTGCTCTGCTTCAGCAAGCAATTGAGGGTCAACCTGATGGCGAACCCTTAATGCATCCATGAGCTTCTGATTACCTTTACTTACCATTAACCAACCCCTGGCATTGGTGGGGAAACTGTTGCGATTTCTGCTGATACCATTGTCAGAAAGGATATTACAATGGCTATGAATAAACCGATGAGCGTGGAGGTATATTCTATGATACTATCCATTTTGTATGTAGTCTCAGCTTCGTAAAAAGAAGCTATCTGCACCGCACTCTGCAAAATATTTCCCGTCTCTGATCCTGAGCGTAATCGCGTTATAACCGTCTTCGGGAAAATCCCTGCAGCTTCCATCGCCGGCACGAATCCCTCGCCTTCCTTAAGCATCTGAGGAATCGTTATCTCCTTGATCTCACGCTCCATATACTTATTTCTGCACGCTTCTGATGACGTTCGGATCGTCTCTATATTATCTGCTGATCCAGCATATATCGTTGCAAATACCCTGAAATATATCTCAATACTTGTCTTATGAATTATTGGTCCCAATACTGGGATTTTAATAATTAATTTATCACGAAATATCATTCCTTTAGGAGTTGCCCACCAGCGCATTATTGCTATAACAGGGATCATGATAGCTAATAATATTATCCACCAGCTCGCTATCAGCCAATCACTCATTTCCAATGTAAACTTTGTTAATGGTGGTAATTCTATACCAAATTTGTCAAACATACTCGCCGTGGAAGGAAATATTTCCATTACATAATAACCCACAGCTCCCAATGTGGCTGCCACGGCAAACATCGGTGATACCAGTGCCTTCTTCAGGTTTTTCTGTATCTCATTATCTCGCTCTATAAATTTATTCGTCGCCTCGAAAATATCTGCCATATTTCCACTCTTAGTTGCCAGTCCCAGCATATAAGCAGGAAATTTACCGAATACATCTATATAGCGCTTAAATACTTCCTTACCCTCTTGACCCTTCTTCAATTGCTGCTCGATCTGCTGTAAACTTTCCTTCAATACTACATTGGATTGCTCCTCGATCAATACTCCCAGTATTTTACCAAAGCTCATCTTGTCCCGCAGCATATTTGCACTTAACTTGATGAACATCTGAACCTCTTGAGAAGATGGTTTAGCTCGCAGGAATTCCATGACCGGTTCGATCCGGAAATTACGATAACCCATCTTCTGAAGTGCCTCTGCCACTTCCATCTTGCTGTAGGCACTTTGAATTCCCTGGATCTTCTTCTTCTTACCAGGTAACTTGATCGAATAGCGGAATTTCAATTTCTGATTTATATCAGTGATCTTTACGTTATTTCTCTTAGCTACTTCATCTATTTGACGCTTGGCGTCCCGCTTACTTTGTCCCAATACAGTTCCCTGTATCAATCTTCCTTGCGGCGTCAATCCTTTAAAGCGAAATTCTTTGATCATCTTCTTTACCTTTTTTTCTCACCTTTTTTTTCAACGCATTTAAAGGGGAATGGCACGCCATTCCCCTTATCAAAGCTAACTAATAAAAAAATAAATATTAGTTATTGATAGTTGTTGATAACGGTGAACTACCTGTGCAGGTAACAGTCAATGTTGCTGAAACTCCACTTGTTCCATTATTTCCAGTTTCTGTTCCTACTCCTACTACTGAAACTATATTAGTTGCAGTAATATCAAGAGTGAAAATACCAGTATCTGTTGTATCAGGATTAGCTCCCCATCCCATAAATCCGTAAAGGGTTGCTTCTGTTCCATCAGTTATGGATGAACCAGCTCCACCTTGACTTGAGGGAGTACGATAATACTGCATTACCTGAGCTCCAAGAGTCTGAAGATCGCCTACGATTGCCTGACGGTTAGAATTCATTGCCTGGGTATTGAACATCTGAATACCTACTGCAACTGCTACTCCAACTATAATTACACTCAATACTATCAACAAGATTTGTTGTGTTCCCATTATATCCTCCTAAGATTTTTTGCCTGGGTCGGCTTTTACAATACATAATTTATATACGCAATTAATGTTCCATGTCATTTTACTTTTTCCGCATAACCCCTCAAAGATTACACTATTTACCTTATTTACCATTTGGTTACGTCATCTGTTTATCACAACTGATTAACCTGGACTTATGCCCGTTATTACCAGTTGTGTCGTATAAATGTGTCGATATTGTCCGATTATGTCACTGTTAAATGACTCTGCTTTGCTACGTGCTAATTCTCTCTGGGGTACATGATTGAAAATATGCATTAATTGGAACCTCGATGTTTTTGAGGATCAATCCCCAGACTCTCTAATTTACGATAGACGCATTGCCGGGCTAAACCACTGTCCCGGGCTGTTATTGTCACATTACCTCGGTTTTTTCGAAGTAAGCTATTAAAATATTTTCTTTCAAAATTCTCTCTGGCAATCTTATATCCATCACCTTCTTCAATACACTCCATTGTATCTATTTCCTGCTGGAAATGATCAGGCAGATTCTCAGGCAATATCTCATCACCATCACACATCACAGCTGCATGTTCAATACTGTTCTTTAATTCCCTGATATTTCCCTCCCATCTATTCTCTTTCAATATTTTCTGAGAATCTTTACTTAAGTGCAGCTTAGGTAGATTATACTTTTCGCACACTTCATGCAAAAAGACTTTTGCCATCATCAAAATATCCTCTTTACGCTCTCTCAGTGAAGGTATATGCAGATTTATCACATTGATCCTAAAAAACAGATCCTTTCTAAAGCTGCCTTTCTCCACTGCTTTGCGCAAGTCTCTATTTGTGGCAAATATCAATCTCACGTCAACACTTATCTCCTTTTCTCCCCCAACATTACGGATCACTCCCCGTTCAATGGCGTTTAATAACTTCACCTGGAATGAGCCTGATGTCTCACTTACCTCATCCAGAAATAAAGTTCCTCTATTGGCTTCCTCAAATAAACCTATCTTATCCTTCACAGCACCCGTGAATGCTCCCCTCTTATGTCCAAAAAGAGAACTCTCCAACAACGTCTCTGTCAATGCTCCGCAATTTATACTCACAAATTTATGTTCACTCCGCTGACTCTTCTCGTGAATGATCTGAGCAAGGAAACTCTTACCTACTCCCGTCTCTCCTGTCAATAAAATTGTTGTCTCAAGTGGTGCTATCTTATTTATTTTACTTAATAAGTGCTGCATCTCCCTGCTAGAGCCAAGTATCTTGCTGCCTGTTTCATCATTTCCCAGTAAGTTATTTAACCTTTTATTTTCCGTCTGCAGCCACTTCTTATGCAATACTCTGCGTATTAATATCGATAGCAGATCCAGGTCAGTAACTGGCTTCATTACCAGCTCTTCGGCCCCGGCTTTCATGGCATCTACTGCTGTGCGCACTGTAGCCTGACCACTGATCACTATGATAGAGATTTCTTCCCATTGCTCCTTGATCTTTTCTATTAACTGTAATCCGTCTATTCCCGGCATCACAAGATCCGTGATAACCAGATGATATTCTCCAGAACTTAGTTTATCTAATGCTTTCTGAGCTGATGATGCCGTTTCCACCTGAAATTCACTGCCTAAATATTCGGCAAATAATTCCAGTGCCGTCAGATCATCATCTACCAGTAAAATCCGGTAATTTCCCGCATTAAACTTCATTTTGCTCCTTTAAAGGTAAAAATATCCTTGCTATGGCTCCAACACCGTCACTATTTTCAAGTGTTATCAATCCCCCAATTCTGCCAATTATATATTGCGCCAGGGAAAGTCCTACGCCATCACTTAATTCTTCTCCTGACCAGTCACTGAAACCCAATTCAAAATATTTCTTCAGCAGTTCTTCCTTTAAGCCGATTCCAGTATCCCGCACACATATCCTCACATAATTTCGATCATTTACTTGCACTATATCAGTGTGAATCACTATTTTCATTATCATCTCTTCCTGAACTGCCAGTATTGCATTCACTAATAACACATCCAGGCAGATCACGATATCTCCATATGCTCCTCTCACCAATGGTAAGTTCTCATCCAATTCAGCAGCAGACTCTATATTATGCTTAAATTCGCTATTAGAACGAAATAATTCCAGCTTATTCAAGATTAGTTTATTGATATTGATATCTGTAAATGGCTCATATTGCACCTCTTCCAGATAACTGCTCAATTCCTGAAGCTCATTATTGATCTCAACACCTGCTACCCTGATTCTTTCCAGTCCTTTCTCATCCGGATATTTATTCTGCAGAATTTGAACATAACCCATGATTATATTCAATGGTCCTGCAGTATTATGCATAAATCCTTCCAGATCCCTGCCCAGGCTCGCTAAGCGCTGATATCTTAAAAGCTCCATGTTAATATCTATCTGCATCAATCTTCCTCTTTATTTAATACTGATTTTATCTCTTTAAGCATGTCACTCGGTATTACCGGCTTCACTAATATTTTGCTTACTCCCAGTGCTTCTGCTTTCTCTTTAAATGCCGGTTTTTTAAATCCACTGTATAATATCACCGGCAGTAACGGGTTAATATCACGCACATGCCTAACTATTTCCAATCCATCCATCCCCGGCAGTGACACATCACTTACCAGAATATCCCAGTTACCGGGATTTGCCCTCATCGCTTCCAGGGCAGATTCCCCTTCTCCAAAACTGCTAACTTCCATATCATTGCTTTCCAGGTAAAATTCAAATAATTCCACAAGTGCCTCTTCATCATCTATGAACATTACCCGGATTTGCTCCCTCTTTTCTTCTTCCACCTGGGTTGTCACCAATCCCTCATCGTCTTTCTCAGCACCCGGTACATATTTCGGCAGCCATATTGTAAATTTCGTCCCTTCTCCCCTCTCACTTTCCACCTCTATTCTGCCTTCCAGCCCTTCGATAATTCCCTTCACGATTGCCAGACCCAATCCTGTCCCTTCTCCCTTGGGTTTCGTGGTAAAATAAGGATCAAACATCTTCTTTATCACTTTCACTGGAATGCCGTCACCTGTATCTTCTATTTCCAAACGTACATATTCTTCTTCATCCATCAGCCTGATAAATAATTTTCCCCCGCTATCTCTCATCTCATAGCTGGCATTTGTGCACAGATTCATCACCACCTGCTCTATCTGGTCTGAATTGCCATAAATATAACTCTCAGAATCCAGTTGCTTCTCGATTGTGATTGATGATGGTATTGCTGCTCTCAGTAGATCAAGGTGCTCATGTAATAATTCATCCATCCGAAATGCCCGTTTATGGCTTTCATGCTGCCTGCTGATCGTTAATATATGCGTTACCAGATTCTTCGCTCGCTGAGCTGCGGCATTGATCCGGTCAAATTTATGCCATAGGTCACTGTCATTAGGCAATTGCTCGCCTATCACGGAAGCATAACCCATGATTATATTCAAAATATTATTAAAGTCATGGGCAATTCCACCTGCCAGTGTCCCTATCGCTTCCATCTTCTGATGCTGGAATAATTGCCGTTCAAGTTCCTTATGTTCCGTTACGTCAAGCAGTGTCCCCTCGATTGAGACTAACTCATCTTCCACCCGGGAGGCCTCTATCTGAACGTTCACTTCCCGCTCATTACCTTTGGCTGTTATCACCCTGAATTCCAAATACATATGCTGTTTCTGCCTCTTCTCAAGCTCTTCCAGTTTCCAGTTTATCTGCTCACGGTCTTCCGGATGTACGTAATCCAGATAATTCACCAGCTTAGGTTTATCTATCTCATCTATTTCTAGAATTTTGTAAAGCTCTTGTGATATCTGCATACTTTGATCACTGAATATATATAGCCAGCTTCCAATATGAGCTATCTCCTGTGCCCTGGTCAAACTTGTTTCGCTGATCCGTAATTCACGCTCTGTTGCCTTCAATTCCGTGGTATCTATCAAGATCCCGGTGATTATCTCAACGCCATCTTCTGTTACTACTCTACTTGTCCGTTCCTCCAGCCAGATTATCCGGCCATCACGTCTATTTATTCTGTACCATAAATTTAGTATTGTATCTTTACCGGTTTCCACCCATTTCTGGTATTTCTCTCTTATAAATGGCTTGTCACTACTATGTACTAACTGCTCATAAAAAAACTTACCTTTGCTCAATTCGGAGGCACTCCAGCCTGTAAAATGGCTTACATTCTCTGTGAAAAACCATTCCTCTCCTCGACGCTCATATAGCACTATGCTGCTCTCTGAATTAAATACTGCTTCCAGATGCCTCTCCAGGCGATCCCGTGCCAGCTGGTTCTGCTTCTGCTTTGTGATATCTTCCAGTAATACCAGGTATTGTTCCTTATGTGTACGGGAATATATTTTTAATCCTTTGATGCCCAGCCAGTAACTGCGGTCACCGGATTCCTGCCGCATTTCTTCGTTCAAGGGCTCATTCTTAAGGACTATTTCCCGATAAACATTCCCGCTTGACTCTGCCTGGAAAAATCCTAATTCACTGATATTATGCTTCTTTGCTATTTCATCTGTTCCGCTCAGCTCCTTGAACCGCTCGTTATAAACCAGGATTTCTCCCTCATGATCCAAGAGCAGTATTCCCAGCGTAAGCCCGTCAAGCGTATTGCAGAATTCCTCCTTCAAATGCTGAAAGGCGGAA
The genomic region above belongs to Candidatus Stygibacter australis and contains:
- a CDS encoding GspE/PulE family protein, whose translation is MVSKGNQKLMDALRVRHQVDPQLLAEAEQRLQESGERTPQQLARILFSEFNIPHDHIYGTLAELYAFQRISITVEQVDEKTQQHTKEILQEIPEELRNKLLYNKILPFKVITRNREILQILAADPTTKQVLEIPGQTRFKRYEVIYCPLAILNDIINLISPRKNEFLDLLEETGEMLMDEDSSNQIEVNEEELDATINKSRLVNLFEGCLIEAVRTNVSDVHIIPSGKSSVDLFFRIDGKLQLWHRQESTPPEALAAVVKDRSVGIDRFERDAPQDGFAQRTVDQTIIRFRVSVIPIVSSEYERRFESIVIRVIDDRKVITDFKKLGFQRQAEEEFFKSINTSRGIIIVTGPTGSGKSTTLMAALHHIIDPTKNILTCEDPVEYVIRGARQLKIGYKMTFDQAIRSILRHDPDVVMVGEIRDRKTAELAVKLANTGHLTLSTLHTNDAPSAISRLFKMGIEPFLLAYSINIIIAQRLVRRLCQHCRTLLEESKWPAALEFGIKQEDLDAGIIYEANPKGCPKCHSGYKGRTNIAEALYFYPEIRESIITSGDEIDEEKVKRIAQAKGMLTMRQSGLERIREGITTLTEVAYATSEE
- a CDS encoding ATP-binding protein, with the protein product MQIDINMELLRYQRLASLGRDLEGFMHNTAGPLNIIMGYVQILQNKYPDEKGLERIRVAGVEINNELQELSSYLEEVQYEPFTDININKLILNKLELFRSNSEFKHNIESAAELDENLPLVRGAYGDIVICLDVLLVNAILAVQEEMIMKIVIHTDIVQVNDRNYVRICVRDTGIGLKEELLKKYFELGFSDWSGEELSDGVGLSLAQYIIGRIGGLITLENSDGVGAIARIFLPLKEQNEV
- a CDS encoding PAS domain S-box protein; the encoded protein is MILFIRITSILFILMCTYDSIFMPWNTIGGMLTHYLPGILLYILFEMSRVFQFRLSESRLHFGITLSFIVALLHFALISPEGVQQVYLFEAVLLTVLYYFAPGKDFSTALALSILLSIFMILMMLINHVNFDDRWILNLLFYHLLILGGLMLTYIVQRLLGKMVRISLELNSQNSAFQHLKEEFCNTLDGLTLGILLLDHEGEILVYNERFKELSGTDEIAKKHNISELGFFQAESSGNVYREIVLKNEPLNEEMRQESGDRSYWLGIKGLKIYSRTHKEQYLVLLEDITKQKQNQLARDRLERHLEAVFNSESSIVLYERRGEEWFFTENVSHFTGWSASELSKGKFFYEQLVHSSDKPFIREKYQKWVETGKDTILNLWYRINRRDGRIIWLEERTSRVVTEDGVEIITGILIDTTELKATERELRISETSLTRAQEIAHIGSWLYIFSDQSMQISQELYKILEIDEIDKPKLVNYLDYVHPEDREQINWKLEELEKRQKQHMYLEFRVITAKGNEREVNVQIEASRVEDELVSIEGTLLDVTEHKELERQLFQHQKMEAIGTLAGGIAHDFNNILNIIMGYASVIGEQLPNDSDLWHKFDRINAAAQRAKNLVTHILTISRQHESHKRAFRMDELLHEHLDLLRAAIPSSITIEKQLDSESYIYGNSDQIEQVVMNLCTNASYEMRDSGGKLFIRLMDEEEYVRLEIEDTGDGIPVKVIKKMFDPYFTTKPKGEGTGLGLAIVKGIIEGLEGRIEVESERGEGTKFTIWLPKYVPGAEKDDEGLVTTQVEEEKREQIRVMFIDDEEALVELFEFYLESNDMEVSSFGEGESALEAMRANPGNWDILVSDVSLPGMDGLEIVRHVRDINPLLPVILYSGFKKPAFKEKAEALGVSKILVKPVIPSDMLKEIKSVLNKEED
- a CDS encoding LamG-like jellyroll fold domain-containing protein; translated protein: MGKMNLIIVVLMALIVGGNLSSLHNSLSKITDSLDHSLENMQTEMLGAYALSYGMLKLQEGDVILGEEGQTWHTPQFAVCMGEIDSICYTPMAGDTIEVIPYIKNWQTGHSVASSSRALIDFFITQPEDQIAYYTMDEGSGTTLTDLSELGNDGSLINMDDSNWVDGVNDGTALTFDGEEDYVDLGTDVTQDYEGMLTVSAWVKLEQDGPVDFGNIITENSDNLGNQITGYTLRTKAKFVGHPYVEYEFIVTTLNGKENVLLVVDEDQMDLVGWHYVVGILNMEAQQIMVGVVDVDLWAIDNISATGMPVKSEDSVLTIGHIVGAPNGNGRKSGVTGDIDSMRSIADVMTIDQLQQLMTYDGVKMPKLVDWKI
- a CDS encoding sigma-54 dependent transcriptional regulator — encoded protein: MKFNAGNYRILLVDDDLTALELFAEYLGSEFQVETASSAQKALDKLSSGEYHLVITDLVMPGIDGLQLIEKIKEQWEEISIIVISGQATVRTAVDAMKAGAEELVMKPVTDLDLLSILIRRVLHKKWLQTENKRLNNLLGNDETGSKILGSSREMQHLLSKINKIAPLETTILLTGETGVGKSFLAQIIHEKSQRSEHKFVSINCGALTETLLESSLFGHKRGAFTGAVKDKIGLFEEANRGTLFLDEVSETSGSFQVKLLNAIERGVIRNVGGEKEISVDVRLIFATNRDLRKAVEKGSFRKDLFFRINVINLHIPSLRERKEDILMMAKVFLHEVCEKYNLPKLHLSKDSQKILKENRWEGNIRELKNSIEHAAVMCDGDEILPENLPDHFQQEIDTMECIEEGDGYKIARENFERKYFNSLLRKNRGNVTITARDSGLARQCVYRKLESLGIDPQKHRGSN
- a CDS encoding type II secretion system F family protein, producing the protein MIKEFRFKGLTPQGRLIQGTVLGQSKRDAKRQIDEVAKRNNVKITDINQKLKFRYSIKLPGKKKKIQGIQSAYSKMEVAEALQKMGYRNFRIEPVMEFLRAKPSSQEVQMFIKLSANMLRDKMSFGKILGVLIEEQSNVVLKESLQQIEQQLKKGQEGKEVFKRYIDVFGKFPAYMLGLATKSGNMADIFEATNKFIERDNEIQKNLKKALVSPMFAVAATLGAVGYYVMEIFPSTASMFDKFGIELPPLTKFTLEMSDWLIASWWIILLAIMIPVIAIMRWWATPKGMIFRDKLIIKIPVLGPIIHKTSIEIYFRVFATIYAGSADNIETIRTSSEACRNKYMEREIKEITIPQMLKEGEGFVPAMEAAGIFPKTVITRLRSGSETGNILQSAVQIASFYEAETTYKMDSIIEYTSTLIGLFIAIVISFLTMVSAEIATVSPPMPGVG